One region of Juglans microcarpa x Juglans regia isolate MS1-56 chromosome 7S, Jm3101_v1.0, whole genome shotgun sequence genomic DNA includes:
- the LOC121241503 gene encoding glucan endo-1,3-beta-glucosidase 14-like isoform X2, with translation MACCSLFRALFLLLTLSDSFVQIFSIGMGINYGQIANNLPSPSRVAILLGSLNISRVKLYDADPNVLLAFSNSNVDFIVGLGNEYLQSMTDPIKAQIWIEQHLLPHLTRTKINSILVGNEVFSSNDSHLFSYLLPAMQTVYRVLVNLELDKQVAVTTAHSLTILGNSYPPSAGTFREDLAQYIQPLLKFHSEINSPFLINAYPYFAYKDNPDQVSLEYVLFQPNQGMIDPNTNLHYDNMLYAQIDAVYSAMKAMGHTDIEVRVSETGWPSKGDANEAGATPQNAGLYNGNLLQRIAQRQGTPAKPSTPIDVHVFALFNENLKPGPASERNYGLYYPDGTPVYNIGLQGYLPEFISASDKNALSIFSSLVFLIACFICA, from the exons ATGGCATGCTGCTCTCTCTTTCGAGCGCTCTTTCTGCTTCTCACTCTTTCAG ATTCATTTGTCCAAATTTTCAGCATTGGAATGGGAATTAACTATGGACAGATAGCGAACAATCTCCCATCTCCCTCTCGTGTTGCCATCCTCCTTGGATCTCTCAACATCAGTAGAGTGAAACTCTACGATGCCGATCCAAATGTCCTGCTTGCCTTCTCCAACTCGAATGTTGATTTCATTGTTGGGCTAGGAAATGAGTATCTCCAAAGCATGACGGATCCCATTAAAGCTCAGATTTGGATTGAACAGCATCTGTTACCCCACCTTACTCGAACCAAGATCAATTCCATCCTTGTGGGAAATGAGGTTTTCAGCAGCAATGACTCTCATTTATTCTCTTATCTCCTCCCAGCAATGCAAACAGTATATCGTGTTCTTGTCAATCTTGAACTAGATAAGCAAGTTGCTGTcacaactgctcattctcttaCCATTTTAGGAAACTCCTACCCTCCTTCAGCTGGAACTTTTAGGGAAGATCTTGCTCAATATATCCAACCCCTTTTGAAATTTCATTCTGAGATCAATTCTCCGTTCTTGATAAATGCATATCCATATTTTGCATACAAGGATAACCCAGATCAGGTATCCTTAGAGTATGTGCTGTTTCAGCCCAACCAAGGGATGATTGATCCTAACACGAATCTGCACTATGATAACATGTTGTATGCTCAAATTGATGCTGTCTATTCGGCAATGAAAGCAATGGGGCATACGGATATTGAGGTTAGAGTTTCGGAGACCGGTTGGCCATCTAAGGGGGATGCTAACGAGGCAGGAGCTACACCACAGAACGCAGGATTATACAATGGTAACTTGCTGCAGAGAATAGCACAGAGGCAAGGTACTCCAGCAAAACCGTCAACTCCGATTGATGTACACGTTTTTGCTCTTTTTAATGAGAACTTAAAGCCTGGACCGGCGTCAGAGAGGAACTATGGCCTCTACTATCCTGATGGTACACCAGTTTACAACATCGGATTGCAGGGCTATCTCCCAGAGTTTATCTCAGCATCTGATAAGAAT GCTTTGTCTATCTTCAGCTCTCTGGTCTTCCTCATTGCATGCTTCATCTGTGCGTAA
- the LOC121241503 gene encoding glucan endo-1,3-beta-glucosidase 14-like isoform X1, which produces MRYIFDTFINFNFLLGSSADDMNLKYWPNKWCYNSYLVFIFDLYAVLHTFLTLFLALSDSFVQIFSIGMGINYGQIANNLPSPSRVAILLGSLNISRVKLYDADPNVLLAFSNSNVDFIVGLGNEYLQSMTDPIKAQIWIEQHLLPHLTRTKINSILVGNEVFSSNDSHLFSYLLPAMQTVYRVLVNLELDKQVAVTTAHSLTILGNSYPPSAGTFREDLAQYIQPLLKFHSEINSPFLINAYPYFAYKDNPDQVSLEYVLFQPNQGMIDPNTNLHYDNMLYAQIDAVYSAMKAMGHTDIEVRVSETGWPSKGDANEAGATPQNAGLYNGNLLQRIAQRQGTPAKPSTPIDVHVFALFNENLKPGPASERNYGLYYPDGTPVYNIGLQGYLPEFISASDKNALSIFSSLVFLIACFICA; this is translated from the exons ATGAGATATATTTTTGACAccttcatcaactttaactttcttCTGGGTTCATCTGCAGAtgatatgaatttaaaatattggcCAAACAAGTGGTGTTATAATTCATATCTGGTTTTCATTTTTGATCTGTATGCTGTTCTTCATACCTTTCTAACTCTGTTCCTCGCACTTTCAGATTCATTTGTCCAAATTTTCAGCATTGGAATGGGAATTAACTATGGACAGATAGCGAACAATCTCCCATCTCCCTCTCGTGTTGCCATCCTCCTTGGATCTCTCAACATCAGTAGAGTGAAACTCTACGATGCCGATCCAAATGTCCTGCTTGCCTTCTCCAACTCGAATGTTGATTTCATTGTTGGGCTAGGAAATGAGTATCTCCAAAGCATGACGGATCCCATTAAAGCTCAGATTTGGATTGAACAGCATCTGTTACCCCACCTTACTCGAACCAAGATCAATTCCATCCTTGTGGGAAATGAGGTTTTCAGCAGCAATGACTCTCATTTATTCTCTTATCTCCTCCCAGCAATGCAAACAGTATATCGTGTTCTTGTCAATCTTGAACTAGATAAGCAAGTTGCTGTcacaactgctcattctcttaCCATTTTAGGAAACTCCTACCCTCCTTCAGCTGGAACTTTTAGGGAAGATCTTGCTCAATATATCCAACCCCTTTTGAAATTTCATTCTGAGATCAATTCTCCGTTCTTGATAAATGCATATCCATATTTTGCATACAAGGATAACCCAGATCAGGTATCCTTAGAGTATGTGCTGTTTCAGCCCAACCAAGGGATGATTGATCCTAACACGAATCTGCACTATGATAACATGTTGTATGCTCAAATTGATGCTGTCTATTCGGCAATGAAAGCAATGGGGCATACGGATATTGAGGTTAGAGTTTCGGAGACCGGTTGGCCATCTAAGGGGGATGCTAACGAGGCAGGAGCTACACCACAGAACGCAGGATTATACAATGGTAACTTGCTGCAGAGAATAGCACAGAGGCAAGGTACTCCAGCAAAACCGTCAACTCCGATTGATGTACACGTTTTTGCTCTTTTTAATGAGAACTTAAAGCCTGGACCGGCGTCAGAGAGGAACTATGGCCTCTACTATCCTGATGGTACACCAGTTTACAACATCGGATTGCAGGGCTATCTCCCAGAGTTTATCTCAGCATCTGATAAGAAT GCTTTGTCTATCTTCAGCTCTCTGGTCTTCCTCATTGCATGCTTCATCTGTGCGTAA